Part of the Pseudomonas baltica genome is shown below.
CGGCTTGCGGGTTCGCCGGCGAACCCGCTGCGGCCGATATGACGCCTGCGCGGCCAGAGCCCGCTCCCACAGGGGCCGCTGATAACCTGCAGTTATCGGTTACTGAACATTTACCATTGGTACTTATCGTAGCCAGCTTCTAGCGTGAAGGCCTTGCCTGCATGCGTTCCAGACTGTCGTTCGGCCTTGCAGGCCTATAAAAACAACAGCGAGGCCCGTCATGCCCACTCATGCCACCCCAGCCGTCACGCCCCCTGATGCCAAGCAACTGCGCCGCGCCATATTCACCGGCGCCGTCGGCAGCGCCCTGGAATATTACGACTTCGCCATCTATGGCCTCGCCTCAGCGCTGGTCTTCGGGCATATCTTCTTCCCCTCCCTGGGCACCACAGGAGCCCTGCTGGCCAGCTTCGCCACCTATGGCGCGGGCTTTCTGGCGCGGCCGTTCGGCGGATTGTTCTTCGGTTCGCTGGGCGATCGCAAAGGCCGCAAGCTGGTGCTGTTGTTGACCATCGGCCTCATGGGCCTGGCCACCACCGCCATCGGCCTGCTGCCCACTGGCAGCCTCGGCGCGGTGTTGCTGGTGCTGCTGCGCCTGCTGCAGGGCTTCGGTGCCGGCGCCGAACAGACTGGCGCCGCCACCCTGATGGCCGAGCTGGCCCCCGCCAAGCGCCGCGGTCTGTATGCGGCCTTGCCCTTTATCGGCATATTCAGCGGCCTGGCCCTGGCCACCGTGACCTTTCGCGTGATGCAGGCGCTGCTCACCCCAGAAGAAATCATCGCCTGGGGCTGGCGCCTGCCGTTTCTGGCCAGCGTGGTGTTGATCGTCATGGCCATCTGGATTCGCCTGACGCTCAAGGAAAGCCCGGTGTTCAAGCAACTGGCCGAATCGAAGAATGTCATTGCCTCGCCGATGCGCTCGATGCTGCGCAACGCCCGCCGGCCGCTGCTGGCCACGACCCTGATGCGCATGGCCGAAACGGGCTCGTCAACGCTCTACACCACGGTATCGATCGCCTTCCTGACCAGCTTCGCTTCCCAGCACATGGCCAACGGGAGTGCCGGCCTGGGCACCATCGGCACCAACGCCGTGTTGCTGGCGAGTCTGGCCAGCATCCTTACGACACCGCTTTTTGGCGCCTTGTCGGATCGCATCGGGCGCTTGAAGGTGTACCGCGGCGGGGCGATATTCGCCGCACTGTGGGCCTTCCCGGCGTGGTGGATGATCGATACCGGCCAGCAAGGCTGGGTCACCCTGGCCACGGTGGGCGGCTTTGCCACTGGCGCCAACAGTATGCTCGGCGCGCAGTGCGCGCACTTCACCGAACTGTTCGGCAATCGCTATCGCTACTCCGGCGTAGCGCTGTCGCGCGAAGTCGGGGCCATGCTATCGGGCGGCATCGTGCCGATCCTGGGGATTTTCCTGGTCGGGATCACGGGTGGCGCCTACTGGGTGCTGGCGGTGTACACCTTGGTGCTGGCGGTACTGACGCTGATCGGCACCTGGCTGTCGGTCGAAACCCGTGGCCGCGATCTCACCGACCTGGCCGATGCCGTGGGCAGCGGCTCGAACCTGAGCGTCGAAGAACGCCGCCGTTCAGCTGCGCCCGCGTGGGAGCGCTAGCACGGCACTGACCAAGGATTGTCGACACAAGCACATATTAATTTGACTGAAAGCCCTCCAATGATTAGATTCGAGGCAGTCCAATCATAATGTGTCGACAATGTCAGACCCAATCGAAACCTCCAACGCCGACTCGGCCACTCTGGCGGAAAACATTTTTCGTCGCATCCAGGCGGCCATCGTCGGTGGCGAGATCGCCCCAGGCAGCAAGATTTCCGAACCCGAACTCGCCCGCACCTACGGCATCAGCCGCGGCCCCCTGCGCGAGGCCATCCACCGCCTCGAAGGCCA
Proteins encoded:
- a CDS encoding MFS transporter; this translates as MPTHATPAVTPPDAKQLRRAIFTGAVGSALEYYDFAIYGLASALVFGHIFFPSLGTTGALLASFATYGAGFLARPFGGLFFGSLGDRKGRKLVLLLTIGLMGLATTAIGLLPTGSLGAVLLVLLRLLQGFGAGAEQTGAATLMAELAPAKRRGLYAALPFIGIFSGLALATVTFRVMQALLTPEEIIAWGWRLPFLASVVLIVMAIWIRLTLKESPVFKQLAESKNVIASPMRSMLRNARRPLLATTLMRMAETGSSTLYTTVSIAFLTSFASQHMANGSAGLGTIGTNAVLLASLASILTTPLFGALSDRIGRLKVYRGGAIFAALWAFPAWWMIDTGQQGWVTLATVGGFATGANSMLGAQCAHFTELFGNRYRYSGVALSREVGAMLSGGIVPILGIFLVGITGGAYWVLAVYTLVLAVLTLIGTWLSVETRGRDLTDLADAVGSGSNLSVEERRRSAAPAWER